The Agromyces sp. LHK192 genome includes a window with the following:
- the mtrA gene encoding MtrAB system response regulator MtrA → MTARVLVVDDDTALAEMIGIVLRTEGYDPVFCADGASAVQAFRDAKPDLVLLDLMLPGVDGIEVCGRIRAESGTPIIMLTAKSDTADVVRGLESGADDYMVKPFNPKELVARIRTRLRPAPESAVETIPVGDLTIDAAGHEVRRGDERINLTPLEFDLLLALASKPQQVFTREMLLEQVWGYHYKADTRLVNVHVQRLRAKVEHDPDNPRIVQTVRGVGYRAGATT, encoded by the coding sequence ATGACCGCACGCGTACTCGTCGTCGACGACGACACGGCACTCGCCGAGATGATCGGCATCGTCCTGCGCACCGAGGGCTACGACCCGGTCTTCTGCGCCGACGGGGCATCCGCCGTCCAGGCGTTCCGCGACGCGAAGCCCGACCTGGTGCTCCTCGACCTCATGCTCCCCGGCGTGGACGGCATCGAGGTCTGCGGGCGGATCCGCGCCGAATCCGGCACGCCGATCATCATGCTCACGGCGAAGTCCGACACGGCCGACGTCGTCCGCGGGCTCGAATCCGGCGCCGACGACTACATGGTCAAGCCCTTCAACCCGAAGGAGCTCGTCGCCCGGATCCGCACGAGATTGCGGCCCGCGCCCGAGTCGGCCGTCGAGACGATCCCCGTCGGCGATCTCACGATCGACGCGGCCGGGCACGAGGTGCGCCGGGGCGACGAGCGCATCAACCTGACCCCGCTCGAGTTCGACCTGCTGCTGGCGCTCGCGTCGAAGCCGCAGCAGGTGTTCACCCGCGAGATGCTCCTCGAGCAGGTGTGGGGGTACCACTACAAGGCGGACACGCGCCTCGTGAACGTCCACGTGCAGCGCCTGCGCGCCAAGGTCGAGCACGACCCCGACAACCCGCGCATCGTGCAGACGGTCCGCGGCGTCGGGTACCGCGCCGGCGCGACGACCTAG